From the Sphingobacteruim zhuxiongii genome, the window AGAGATCGCTAAGGCAAAGGTTAAGGTAGATTTAATTTTTTTTAAGAACATTGCTAATCATTTCGTTTACACCTTACAAAAATGCAATAAAAAGCTGGTGAAATGATAATTTATATGTAAAAATAGGCGATGAGATGAGTTTTTAAGACTCGGTTATCTGAATCAGAAATTAAGAGAATTGCGCATGTTCAAGTATTGATTTTGGCTGTTGGATAAAGGTGAGGCAAACGAATCTTCAACACTGACAAGAGTCAATGATTCCCTAACAAAATGCTATTGTTTATTTAATAGTTAATAGCACTGTGTAAATTAGTTAATAGTTAGATTTGAATAAATCAATTTTTAATGATTGAATCCAAGGGCTGTTCACTATTTCTATCTCCGGAGGGATACTTATGAAATCACTTCTTTTGCAGACGAAGGCCACCGTCGACAAAATATTGAAGCTATTGATATTGCATTTCGAATCACAAAATGAATTACCAGATGGGACTCCGCGGCAACAAGGTTCCTTAGACATTGAGAATCCAGAACTTATATTATTGGATGCGCAGGATGTACAGCGTTTATTAAAAATAGGACGAAGTACTTATTATCGGTGGGTTGGGAGTGGTTTGCTAAATCCTATACGTATTGGCGGCCGTCATTACTACAGTCCGAGATTGATTGAGGATTTAAAGGCAACGATGGATTCGTGCTAGTAGGTTAAATTGGAAGAATCAATTAGGCTCAGTAACATGCTGAACCTAATTGAAACGTTCTTTCATTTTATTTTTCTATTTCTTTAAGACTTGCCATTTTCTTGTATTCTAGGAAGCCCTTGATATCTTCGAAATGCTCGCGAACGCGTTGGTTTCCAAATTCAAATACCTTAGTTGCTAGTCCGTCTAAGAAATCACGGTCGTGAGATACTAATATTAGGGTTCCATCGAATTCTTGAAGTGCATCTTTGATAATGTCCTTTGTTTTCATATCCAAGTGGTTTGTCGGCTCATCGAGGATCAACACATTCACAGGTTCTAATAGAAGTTTAATCATTGCGAGGCGTGTTTTCTCACCTCCTGAAAGTACTTTTACCTTCTTGGTTGTATCGTCGCCACTGAACATAAATGCGCCTAGTAGATCTTTGATTTTTACGCGTACATCACCTACAGCAATTTGGTCAATCGTTTCGAAAACGGTCATCTCTTCATCTAAGAGTGCAGCTTGATTCTGTGCGAAGTAACCAATCTTGGCGTTGTGACCCACTTTTAGTGTACCTTCAATATCAATTTCTCCCATAATTGCTCTAATCATGGTTGACTTACCTTCGCCATTTTTTCCAACAAATGCTACCTTTTGCCCACGTTCGATAACCATGTTAGCGTCTTTGAATACTAAATGATCGCCGTATGATTTACATAAGTCTTCCACGATAACAGGGTATGTACCTGAACGTGGAGAAGGAGGGAACTTTAAACGAAGTGCTGAATTATCGACCTCATCGATTTGGATAACCTCTAGTTTCTCCAACATTTTTACACGAGATTGTACTTGTAATGTTTTTGAATAGGTTCCTTTAAAACGATCGATGAACTCCTGATTGTCGGCAATAAATCGCTGTTGCTCTTCATATGCTTTCAACTGATGCAGTCTACGTTCTTTACGAAGTTCCAAATAATGACTATACTTCGCTTTGTAATCGTAGATCTTACCCATCGTCACCTCGATTGTGCGGTTGGTAATATTATCAACAAAAGCACGGTCGTGAGAGATAACAATAACGGCTTTGGCTTGGGTTAACAAGAAGTCTTCTAACCATTGAATACTTTCAATATCCATGTGGTTTGTTGGCTCATCGAGTAGGATTAGATCTGGTTTTTTCAATAAGATCTTCGCTAGCTCAATTCTCATCCGCCATCCGCCTGAAAATTCTGATGTTTGACGAGTGAAGTCTGAGCGTTCAAAACCTAATCCCTTCAAGACCTTCTCTACCTCTGCATCATAGTTCGTTTCTTCAATCGAATAGAACTTTTCGCTAAGCTCCGAGACGCGTTCGATAAGCTTCATGTAATCATCCGTTTCGTAGTCTGTACGAATGTTTAACTGCTCATTCAGCTCTTCTAGCTCATCACGCATTTTATATACCTCGTCGAAGGCTTTTGATGTTTCCTCAAAAACCGTCATGTTGTCTTTCGTCAACAAGTGCTGTGGTAAGTAGGCAATCACCGCGTCTTTAGGACCGGTAACCGCACCTGTCGTTGGCTTCCCAACACCTGCAATAATCTTTAGTAATGTTGATTTTCCAGCACCATTTTTACCCATTAAGGCGATTTTATCATTCTCATTAATTGCGAATGATACATCGCTGAAAAGTGTTGTTCCACCAAAGGAAACCGAGATGTTATTTACGTTAACCACTATAGCTTATTTTTAATCAGCTGCAAAGATAGTTTTTAGATATTAGATTTCAGATAGGAGAATTTAGAAGTTCGTCGGATTCAAGCTTGGAATAGAGGTGGCGCTTATTTTGCTTTTTCAAGAATCAATACCGCTGGGTATCACTATATCTGTTTTATATTTCCTGGAAATATTATACTTTTAATCTTCAAATAAATCAATGTGGTAAAAAAGAGAGTGTTGCAAGGTTTATCAGATCGACAATTAGAGCGATATATTGCATCCGATAGTCGATATGTTTCCGAGGCTGTTGAGCTTGCGTTTGAGATTCTACAATCTCGAAACCGCGTGTTCACGGAGGAAGAGATTCTTGCGGTTCAAGCGCTAATCGATAAGAAAAAGGAAGAAGAAAAGGTCGAAGAATTGCAAGACTACCGCACGATTAAGGATGAGTATTATA encodes:
- a CDS encoding ABC-F family ATP-binding cassette domain-containing protein — protein: MVNVNNISVSFGGTTLFSDVSFAINENDKIALMGKNGAGKSTLLKIIAGVGKPTTGAVTGPKDAVIAYLPQHLLTKDNMTVFEETSKAFDEVYKMRDELEELNEQLNIRTDYETDDYMKLIERVSELSEKFYSIEETNYDAEVEKVLKGLGFERSDFTRQTSEFSGGWRMRIELAKILLKKPDLILLDEPTNHMDIESIQWLEDFLLTQAKAVIVISHDRAFVDNITNRTIEVTMGKIYDYKAKYSHYLELRKERRLHQLKAYEEQQRFIADNQEFIDRFKGTYSKTLQVQSRVKMLEKLEVIQIDEVDNSALRLKFPPSPRSGTYPVIVEDLCKSYGDHLVFKDANMVIERGQKVAFVGKNGEGKSTMIRAIMGEIDIEGTLKVGHNAKIGYFAQNQAALLDEEMTVFETIDQIAVGDVRVKIKDLLGAFMFSGDDTTKKVKVLSGGEKTRLAMIKLLLEPVNVLILDEPTNHLDMKTKDIIKDALQEFDGTLILVSHDRDFLDGLATKVFEFGNQRVREHFEDIKGFLEYKKMASLKEIEK
- a CDS encoding helix-turn-helix domain-containing protein — translated: MKSLLLQTKATVDKILKLLILHFESQNELPDGTPRQQGSLDIENPELILLDAQDVQRLLKIGRSTYYRWVGSGLLNPIRIGGRHYYSPRLIEDLKATMDSC